The Salvelinus namaycush isolate Seneca chromosome 19, SaNama_1.0, whole genome shotgun sequence DNA window attgcaacattttctctaagcctcatggcaaaatgtgtagagtaGAAGGActttagctttaaaactgcaatattTTCTATCAGACTTATGACTAAATGTGTAGGATAGCAttgtaaaactgcacattttcaaaatacccctccatataccccacAAGAGAGGCATAATAAGTCATGTCAAactgtagaattgcaagaaatgcGTTTTAAAATGccaacatttttttgttgttgaggtagGACCCCCTAGACCCCCGTCTACTGTTCATTCTCCCCAATATCTACAACACAATCTTGCCCTTAGAGAGAAGTGATAATATTCTATTTGAAATAATAATAGTAAGTGATAAGTAGGACTAGTAGGCGTATTCAACAGATACAGGGTACGTTTCTGTAAGCTAAGCACTCGGACAGTAGGGCGAGTACAAGTGTATCGTACATGAGCCCCAAGCCCAtgactgtcacgcctgctcctgctcttcccccctggcgctcgatggcgccaggctccccagcattgcgCTCTCCTgccatcatcattacacacacctgccttcccttgtcacgcgcatcagcgattattggactcacctggacatAATCCCCTCtgtcattaccttccctatatctgtctggttccGCGCTATGTTCCctgcttctgcattgattgtcaTATGCCCTTGTTTAGtggtgtgctgacgctgttcctgttacCTGTCTTTTCCTCATTAAATGTTCAACtcccccgtacctgcttctcatctccagcatCGGTCCTTAAACATAACAAACTGTTTTGAGGACAGCCGTTTTAGCAACCTCTGGCAGAGTTTCTGTCTGTGGCTGTTCTTGTTATGTCGGATTTGGCGTGCTCAAAGTGGTCAAGCCTCCGACCAACAGGCCTCTCCACACACCCCTACAGTTATTCATCATTCACgccacagccagagagagagaagacagggaagaAACCCCAATGTACCTACCTATAGGCTGCTATAGCCTAGGTTTTTATTTAGTTTGTCATTCATTTTCATGGAATTTTTGTGGTaattaaatataatttattttgaatgtattataattcatatttttttataagCTCCTTGTTGTCTCAAATTGAAAAAAGTGAGGGAGTGCCGGTCCCCCTCGCTGCAGCAGCTCTACATCCCCGCCCCAAACGAAATCTCGCCTAGGgtcccccaaaaggctagggccggcccTGGTCTCCCTGATGTATTTGGTTCACAATACCCCCACCACTTCCCTCCTCGCTTTTGTGTGATGAATGTACTGTAGATGACTATTGTTTGTCTGTGGAATGTGGAGAAGTCTTCTGGGAAAACTGGATGAAGTCCTCAAACTCATTAAGTGTTTAGATGTGAATTTCCTCAAGTCCTGAGTTCTAAGGGCCCTATTCAGTCCATCACTGGGTTACTAGGTCTCAGGGACAGGCCAAGTTGAAAAGTGCAATCTTCTTGTGTCCCAAAAACAACCATTTGCATTCAAGTGCACAAAATATCAATGTTTACAGCATGTTATAAATAGAAACGCATTTAGGCTGCATATTATTTCAAACATGCTCTGTAACTGCAGGGGAAAAGCTGGCGGTTTTGAATGATCCCAAAGCCTGGTCACTACATTGGTTTTTATAGCTGGGCCTTTTAGTCAGTTCTTATGACAGAGGTCCATTATGGTTCTCTTATGATGTTTCAGGGTTTATGGCTTGGAGCTGTGCATCACTGTCTTCAGAGGAGTCCTGCAATGGATGGGCGATATCAGCCACTATACAATATTCAAACTACAGTGCGCACACTAGGGAGGGTATTCCTAAACCAATCAGAAGTTTCATTTCCTCATCAATTTTCAAATAATTTCCTGTATATTCAATTATGTTTTTTCCATGGGGAGGAGAGTGACTGTGCAGAAATTCTGAATTGTGTGGCTAGTTGACCTGtacaatacagatgtaggatgtaGATGTTTAAAAGGGCTTTCTAAAGTTTGCAATTTGCACTTTAAAATGACAGACTTtaccctaatgaaaaatgtatcaacccctacaaaaaaaatTCTATGAATTATAAATCCACATTatcattcacatttcctgttgctgcaggattattttcctgctgtagcaaactcaAATTAGGATCCTACATATAGTTGGTGATAGGGGCCACAAGAACATTTCTAGTGCAGttaggaggcaggtagcctaggggttagaatGTTGGGCCCGTAACCGAAagggttgctggatcgaatccccgagctgacaaggtaaaaatctgtcgttttgcccctgaacaaggcagttaacccactcttccccggtaggccgtcattgtaaataagaatttgttcttatctgacttgcctagttaaataaaggttcaattcaAATGTACGATAGGGGGCGCTCTTGCAAGGAAAACAAGTAACCTGACCGCTGAGAAGTTGAATCTTTTGATGAATAGCTGGGGAGTTCTTTGATGTAGTCACGCCTTTTCCTGAATTATAGCGCCGAGGGTAACATAAACGGAATTGAGGAATTTTTGTAGAATATATAGCTAGATTTAAATTATGGTAAAACATGTCAGTGAATTGTGATATGTTTATTGGTGACTCATTTAAGACTCTTTACTGCTCTTACAGTATGCAACCATTCCTAATTTTGTTCTTAGTTTTTGTGACAATATTCTTGATTGATTGTTtagtaatacagtataatgcattattttagtttcagttttgaaaaatatatatgtgggactagattttttttctttaaagaaATATACCGCAGAGCAAAAGCCTGAATTAATAGTATGGTGCTTTGACAACTCTATTTTTAAAATCAAAAAATCATTCTCAGATTGTACACTGTAAGATGACCAGTAAGTCATGTTGTTGGTGCACTGCTCTAATATCATGTCTATTGTAGCCTGAGAATAGACTGACTCCCATTTACTCTGTAGAGTAAAGTCTCTTAACTCAACAGAAAAAAAACAGTATGTATCTTACATATTCTATATCACACAGTGTTTCTCATATACTGGGTCGAAACCACTGGTGGATCACGATCAACTCCTACCGGGTCACAGGGTCACAGGAAAAGCATCGGTATTGGACTCTTTTTATCTCGAGGGTCATGGGAAATGTACAGATTTATTTGGGTCACAACAGAAAAAAGTTAGAAACCCCTCACTTTTTATTTCTAACGTTATTGGAGCATTTTTCTCTGGACATAATCAGCCGCAAGAAGAAGCTGACTTTCTAAAATTCTTTGTGTGTGCTGGAAGCCATCTATGCAATTGAATACAATTATGTTGATCATATCATAACAATTATCCATACATACACTAACTGTTCATTTAAGTTGTCATTGGACACCTTATCTGCAGAGATAGTGTGATTCTAGCTGATATGAGCCAACATGATCTGGTTTTAGGCTGATGCACCGCACACATCACATACTCAATGTGATGTCTATGACCGGTTTCATTATCAGAAAATCATAACTTAGGAGAAATATGATGGTTTTACATGCTCTTTTGACTGCTGGAAATGCCAACACCTCTTGTCCAGGTCAGGACTAAATCCTAATCATTGGTTTGACCAACTTCTCGGTTACAGTTATGGCATACAACTTTCCCTATTATTAATATATTCTCTGTCTGAGCAGCAGCAATGGTCAACTGACGTGGACCAAAGTGCAAGTCCTTACACAGGTAACCACATAGTGTGAAAGTTATGTAGgagtacatttttggggggataatATGTTATTATGGAAAATTAAAGGAGACTAATTCTGACATTGGAAAATGTTCTCTTTATTCTCACACAGTATTTGTGTCATATCAACAATAGCATATCTTTTAAAGAGCATGCTAAAACACCCCACATTGAGCAAAAACGGACACTATCATTCAACAAAAGCTATTAAATATTATTTACAAGAAAGTGAAATCTTCCACAAAGAAAATGATCAAAACACAAGCTGAAACTTGTCTTTCTTGATATGGTATAGACAGTGAACACCACCTGCTCATGGGGTATTAGAGTACGTTTTCCAGGATCCCAACTTAACTTTATGAGACAGATGTCATATATACAAAAATGTGCTACACAGAACAGCAATGTTAGAGAAATTATTTTTCTGGGTGTAAGAAAAAAGAAGGAAACCAAAAATGAAAGAAATGTCACTTTGTACTTCAACTAAGTAAAGGACTTATATTGCACTAGTATAGGTCTAGCTTGATTACTAATCAACTTGACTCTAATGTAGGCTACTACATGTTTCTCAAATCTTCCCTTTTAACGTGATGATCAAGTGTCTTCTCATGACACTTCGATTTTTTGTTCTGGTGAGTTTTGACATGTTTTGCCAAATGGTCACTCCTCATGAACCTCTTGCAACAATCCGGACAAACAAAACGCTTCTCCCCAGTATGAGTCCTCAGGTGTCTCTGAAGCTCATCAGACCTGGTGAAACTCTTGCCACAGAAAAGCCAGTTACAAATAAATGGACGCTCTCCCGAGTGCCACCTCAGGTGCGCTTTGAGATGGGAAGTTTTGCCATAAACTTTCCCGCACCCTGGTATGTGACAGATGTGTTGCTTTTTCTTGCCGGGCTCATCGCTTGAGGTGGATGACTGACAGTTTGGACACCTGCATCTCCGGCATCTTCGAGCTGTTGCAAGGGGGGACTTGGTGTGAAGGAGGGCAGCGATTTGAGTCTGATACTGCGCAAAGTCTGTATGTCCCATTACCAAACCCCTCTGCAGTTGGAAACGGTGGTGACCTAGGGATTGTGTGGTGATTGAGTGGTGACTGACGTGATTTCCCTGTTGGAGACTCCACCACGGAATATCCTCCCCTGTGTTAGGGGACAACTGTCTCTGTTGCTGGTGCACAAGGCCAGAGTGTCCGGTAACGAAACCTTGCATGGCATTTGGCGCTGCATAAGTTACAGCAGGGACGTACGTGGGTGGGCACGAGGACTGCAAAGATTGCATGGAGCAAGGTAACATCTTCACAGGAGAAAAGTCATAGGGATATGAGGGATCCGCTGGAGGGGTGAGCGGGAGCTCGTGGTGGGAAGTAAATGAGCTTTGGATGTGGAGTTGGGATTTAGATAGTCCAAAAGTAGAATTGCTAGAGAGAGTGCTTTGAGGATTCCCCTCGTTACTCCAAGGATGAAAGATTCGCGACGGTGAGCCTAAAGTAGTGTCATAAGGAACCTGTAGGAAATCTGCCGGACTTGATCCGTGGTGATGTCCGATCCGGTTACAAGTGGCAGCTAACAGCGCCAGTGGAGAGTGTTTGCAGTTCTCTGGAGAAGAGTTCGGAGTACGGTCCTGTATAAGTAAAACAAATAACTATCAATTATGTGTTGACTTGGCTCTAAACTTGACTAAACGAAAGACTACAGAGTCATAACGGCATAGGATCCACGTTTGACGCTCCGTGAACTAAAACGACATTAGCCTAATAATAGTTTCAATACACTCTCATGCCTACAATATAAACATAATCATCCAAGCCGTTCATTTCGCCACATACTGTAAGTAATTCATAGAGCCATATTTCAGTCATTATAGGATATGAATCGGGTATAATGCCCATTACGCGCACACACGCGTATTACGCGCGTTCTAAACAAATATTTAAACTACCATATACGTACAATAATATTTTGAGGCCAAATAAAAACACGAGAGCAAAAACTTTTGAACAAACCTGAAGAAAAGCCTGGAGTGTTTCATTCCGCAGTACAGCCACTGCTGCCATGGTAAACGTCCTCTTCCTTCTTGTTAAAAACAAATCACAATAAAACGAATTGAGATAAATGTAAAATCGTAGAAAAATGTCTTGACGTGGTAAGGTCTTCACACTCAATACTTCCTCTCCTCGAGATATCCTTGGACTATCTGGAGAGTGAGGGATCACTTCTTAGAATTTGATAAGGACTTTGGTgggccgccagccagtcagaaaTAAGATTTGTTACTTTGAAGTTTGCCGCTGCCCAATCATCAAAGAATAGCGGCTCTTTGAGAGGGGAAAGCAAATCCTTTGAATCCACAAAGCTCCTATGGTGTGTTTGTTGGTCTGGATAAAAGAGCTGATTATTAGGGGGGATGGGAAGGGTGGAGATAAAGGCGGGACAATTAATGAAGTAATCACTATGTGGGAAATGTATATACACAAATAATTGGATTTTCTTGATCAAAGACCCCCATGCCGCCTGGAGACTCCGGTATTGGATGCTGTAGTCATTTGATCCTCTTTTGTAATTAAGGATTTGTAGCAGGACCCTCTGTGACAATGTGACATTGTTATCTCTCGAGATCTCCTGGCGAATAGCTATTTGATAACTTCAAGAGGAGTAGCTAATGAGACCAAATCTAGTGACTCAACACAAAGTGaatgtttaaaaatataaataaaatgtttttattatagCAAACAGTTATGATGTTGATAACTTGTTTCCATGGAACTAAAATACTTTTGATAGTTTATCAAGCAATACATATCAACTGGCGGACCACTGTAAAACATCTCTTTGAACAAGGTTACCGTTTATACGTGCTTACAGGCATTTCAGTGTCATCGCTTCACTTCTTCCATTCTTTGATAGTTAACCCCAGAAGCCCATTGTGCTGTCATTAGCGTTCTAGTGCATAGTGCATTACCCACTGGTGGCAAAATGTAGTGTCGGATAATGTATTgtggggcagcggtctaaggcactgcatcttagtgcttgagacgtcactacagacaccctggttagaaTCCAGGCTGTCTTACCTCCGGCCGTAATTGAAAGTCCcatttggccggtgtaggccgtcattgtaaataagaatttgttcttaacaaacttgcctagttaaaaataaGTTGGAAGTGATAGAAGCGGTAGCCTAACAACTATATGCCACATAGGCTATTTCCAGTAACTAATTGCAACTGATGTAACACTAAACGACCATAGTATTGCTGCATGATTAACCATAACCTATTTAGATAGCCCTCCATTGATCCAGCTCAAAGTTGGCAGAGAGTGTGATGTCTCTATTGTGTGTTTCCTAAAAAGTTGTACCAGTGCAGAGAGGCCTGGGAAGGAAGGAGGACTTTCCATCCCCAAGAAAGTGGAAACAATTTTGAAACTCCCCGCCCGCATCTCCGCCTTGAGCTTGTTGAGCATTCATGCAAGTGGCCAAGCACGTAAGACCTCAATGCGCTTCAGAATGAACGAGTGTTACGAATTAGacctaaataaaacaaataaactaACTAACGTTTAATATGTTGTTATAAAGGCATATCATTTCTAATAAGAATTATAATCCATATTATACAATATAAACTACCTTTCTGATCATTATCATTTCAAaacttttgtaaaaaaaaaactgttgtaGCCTAGTCATCTTCAACTGTAAAGCCCTGGAACGTTTCTTCTATATCAACGCAGTTATCTTTATCAGGCTTCCCTGAAGAAACAATCACTGTCCTCTCAAATACCTTGGAGCGGCTGATTTTGAATTAGATCTGTTCCTTTGAAGGGATTAATGTTCCCGGTCCTCTCCCACGGCTCTACACACAGTCATGGGGGAAAGGGGGAGTCCTGCTGGGCCGCGCAACAATTCCGTTTCTCTCCAAAGCAATAAATAGGCTGCTTGCTTGCCTGTGCCTTAATACATATTATTTACA harbors:
- the LOC120063831 gene encoding transcription factor Sp5-like, coding for MAAVAVLRNETLQAFLQDRTPNSSPENCKHSPLALLAATCNRIGHHHGSSPADFLQVPYDTTLGSPSRIFHPWSNEGNPQSTLSSNSTFGLSKSQLHIQSSFTSHHELPLTPPADPSYPYDFSPVKMLPCSMQSLQSSCPPTYVPAVTYAAPNAMQGFVTGHSGLVHQQQRQLSPNTGEDIPWWSLQQGNHVSHHSITTQSLGHHRFQLQRGLVMGHTDFAQYQTQIAALLHTKSPLATARRCRRCRCPNCQSSTSSDEPGKKKQHICHIPGCGKVYGKTSHLKAHLRWHSGERPFICNWLFCGKSFTRSDELQRHLRTHTGEKRFVCPDCCKRFMRSDHLAKHVKTHQNKKSKCHEKTLDHHVKREDLRNM